Proteins encoded together in one Planctomyces sp. SH-PL14 window:
- a CDS encoding 4Fe-4S dicluster domain-containing protein, producing MTISVTEYFQTRKDDRKKETRYINVINKDNCTSCQSCATVCPVDCIYEVRGEPGQSYHQIDTSRCIGCQMCYRSPNDSTDIYTLTICPWNAIDMLHNPNVSPDAESVLRPYWKGAETALPWAKLEEYGYQIFLDGQVFIPTKRQDLVDIVTWFTKPDWLYTEDGETVVLVNRVAEDGDKIQFDATPEGRALFDCIFPGWQRIFMD from the coding sequence ATGACGATCTCAGTCACCGAGTATTTCCAGACGCGCAAAGACGACCGGAAGAAAGAAACCCGGTACATCAACGTCATCAATAAGGACAACTGCACGAGCTGCCAGTCGTGCGCGACGGTTTGTCCTGTTGACTGCATTTACGAAGTCCGGGGTGAACCTGGCCAGAGCTATCACCAGATCGATACGTCCCGCTGTATCGGTTGCCAGATGTGCTACCGGTCGCCGAATGACAGCACGGACATCTACACGCTGACGATCTGTCCGTGGAACGCGATCGACATGCTCCACAATCCGAACGTGAGTCCGGATGCGGAGTCGGTGCTGCGGCCCTACTGGAAGGGAGCCGAAACAGCTCTTCCGTGGGCCAAGCTCGAAGAGTACGGCTATCAGATCTTCCTGGACGGCCAGGTCTTCATTCCGACGAAGCGTCAGGACCTCGTCGACATCGTGACGTGGTTCACGAAGCCTGACTGGCTCTATACCGAAGACGGCGAGACGGTCGTCCTGGTGAACCGGGTGGCGGAAGACGGCGACAAGATCCAGTTCGACGCCACGCCGGAAGGGCGGGCGCTGTTCGACTGCATCTTCCCGGGCTGGCAGCGGATCTTCATGGACTGA